The following coding sequences are from one Halictus rubicundus isolate RS-2024b chromosome 11, iyHalRubi1_principal, whole genome shotgun sequence window:
- the LOC143359058 gene encoding uncharacterized protein LOC143359058 gives MDTSDSSMDTTNGTIASVVAGAASLTLAKAESPEHLAGTSTMPSSVFGPVTAAARLFAGIASSNKTKRPDDWLSTNSPGSPSGPLQNQHVVYTTPQQQLTETPQQQQQQQQQQQQQQQQPPLAHSSPLAHQQQQQPTSSNGYASPMSTSSYDPYSPNSKIGESLTFF, from the exons ATGGACACCAGCGACTCCAGCATGGACACGACCAACGGCACCATCGCATCCGTGGTGGCTGGAGCCGCGTCCTTGACGCTGGCCAAGGCCGAGTCCCCGGAACACCTGGCCGGCACCTCGACGATGCCGTCGTCGGTCTTCGGACCGGTTACCGCCGCTGCCAGACTGTTCGCCGGCATTGCCAGCAGCAATAAGACCAAACGACCCGACGACTGGCTATCCACAAACAGTCCAGGATCCCCTAGCGGCCCGCTACAGAACCAGCATGTTGTCTACACCACGCCTCAGCAACAGCTCACCGAGACaccgcaacaacaacaacaacaacaacaacaacaacaacaacaacaacaacaaccccCGCTGGCACACTCCAGCCCCCTGGCGCaccaacagcaacagcaacccACCAGCAGCAACGGCTACGCTAGCCCCATGAGCACCAGCAGCTACGATCCCTACAGTCCCAACAGTAAGATAG GTGAGTCGCTGACATTTTTTTGA